AGACCACGCCTACTACAAGCATCCCGTATTGCTGCTACCTTCCGGTCCTGACAAGGTTTGGGCGTTGTAGTCGCGTGGGTCCAGGTCTTCTCCACAATAACACGGCGCTGGGGGACAGGGATCAGGGCCAGGCTTCAAGTCGCTAGAACTGTCAGTCAGCCAGATGACAGTCAGCCAGATGACACATCAGCGGCCAGCTTCCAGCCTTCACTCCCAGCCGCAAACCCTTCCCTCACAAGATCTGCGACAGGAACTTTTGCGTCCGTTCTTCCTTGGGATTGTTGAAAAAGGTTTCGGGTGTGCCTTCTTCCACTAGCAGCCCGTCCGCCATCAGCACCACGCGATCGGCCACCTCGCGGGCAAAGCCGACTTCGTGGGTCACGCAGACCATCGTCATTCCCGACCGGGCCAGCGTCCGCATCACGTCCAGCACTTCGCGCACCATTTCTGGGTCGAGGGCGCTAGTGGGTTCGTCAAACAGCATGATTTTTGGCTCCATCGCCAGAGCGCGGGCGATCGCCACCCGCTGCTGCTGCCCCCCCGAAAGCTGCCCCGGAAACTTCTTCGCCTGCTCCAAAATGCCCACCCGCTCTAGCAGTTGCAGCGCCTTTTCTTCCGCACGAGCCTTGGGCCAGCGGCGCACCCAAATGGGAGCCAGCATCACGTTTTGCAGCACCGACAGATGGGGGAACAGATTAAACTGCTGAAACACCATTCCCACCTCGCGGCGAATGGCATCGATATTCTTTAGGT
The Thermoleptolyngbya sichuanensis A183 DNA segment above includes these coding regions:
- a CDS encoding amino acid ABC transporter ATP-binding protein; this translates as MTQYHTDAITNGNGHVGSEPVILAENVEKWYDNNFHVLRGVSLTVQKGEVVVVMGPSGSGKSTFIRTFNALESYQKGKIVIDGIHLSHDLKNIDAIRREVGMVFQQFNLFPHLSVLQNVMLAPIWVRRWPKARAEEKALQLLERVGILEQAKKFPGQLSGGQQQRVAIARALAMEPKIMLFDEPTSALDPEMVREVLDVMRTLARSGMTMVCVTHEVGFAREVADRVVLMADGLLVEEGTPETFFNNPKEERTQKFLSQIL